From the Gemmatimonadota bacterium genome, one window contains:
- a CDS encoding isoprenylcysteine carboxylmethyltransferase family protein: protein MKWTTAKAVVLLPAAATIYVPGLILWVLADTPGAVSPAEPNQFRFWIGIAMALDGLVLAAWTMALFDRIGKGTPAPWAPPEKLVVLGPYRHLRNPMNSGMLLILGAEALLFGSWHLAGWMCVFFVVCAIYFPLHEEPGLERRFGEPYRLYKANVPRWIPRIRPWEGP, encoded by the coding sequence GTGAAATGGACCACCGCGAAAGCCGTCGTCCTCCTTCCGGCGGCGGCTACGATCTACGTTCCGGGCTTGATACTGTGGGTATTGGCCGACACACCGGGCGCGGTATCGCCGGCGGAGCCCAACCAGTTCCGATTCTGGATCGGGATCGCGATGGCGTTGGACGGCCTGGTTCTGGCAGCCTGGACCATGGCACTGTTCGACCGGATCGGGAAGGGCACGCCGGCGCCCTGGGCACCGCCCGAGAAGCTGGTCGTCCTCGGCCCCTACCGCCATCTGCGAAATCCCATGAATTCGGGCATGCTGCTCATCCTCGGCGCCGAGGCCCTGCTCTTCGGCTCATGGCACCTGGCGGGCTGGATGTGCGTGTTCTTCGTGGTGTGCGCGATCTACTTCCCGCTCCACGAGGAACCGGGCCTGGAGCGCCGTTTCGGTGAACCCTACCGGCTGTACAAGGCAAACGTGCCGCGCTGGATACCGAGGATACGGCCGTGGGAAGGACCGTGA
- a CDS encoding M48 family metalloprotease yields MQNAGNDNPLEYERTPADGQDEQTRVDGLDRADPADPPNGQHQPAKAEQAVDDTIRLNWREKLVEGGLVMAMAMVGTLIGVLVAVTSLIAIRNTLEDLAPGLTEAGSIPFIILVVVAVAIGNVCSFSCAPYIIRLLYRGNELKDERMDRAVKHLISVTGMDIRAERIYAIKGKTANAVVAGLFRKGQYIFFTDKLLERMSEGEIMAALAHELAHGRHRHMTWMFLVLLLWTLVVQVFLSLIDYYAYFDSIGESWKMWVFSGINLVNIYLLMFLVLFPLSRRNEYQADATAALWVGTALYKQALYRLHQINDKLKPPRKFLAKLGTHPTLQERLERVGSLG; encoded by the coding sequence GTGCAAAATGCCGGAAACGACAATCCATTGGAATACGAACGGACTCCTGCAGACGGCCAGGACGAACAGACACGTGTCGACGGCCTGGACCGGGCGGACCCGGCGGACCCTCCGAACGGACAACACCAGCCGGCCAAGGCGGAACAGGCTGTTGACGATACGATCCGGCTGAACTGGCGCGAGAAGTTGGTCGAAGGTGGCCTGGTAATGGCGATGGCCATGGTCGGGACGCTGATCGGGGTATTGGTTGCTGTGACTTCTCTGATCGCCATACGCAATACCCTGGAGGATTTGGCGCCGGGTCTCACGGAGGCGGGATCGATCCCGTTCATCATCCTGGTCGTCGTGGCCGTGGCCATTGGCAATGTCTGTTCGTTCAGCTGCGCGCCTTACATCATACGTCTCCTCTATCGTGGCAACGAGTTGAAAGATGAGCGGATGGACCGCGCCGTGAAGCACTTGATATCCGTGACCGGAATGGACATCAGGGCCGAAAGGATCTACGCCATAAAGGGCAAGACCGCCAACGCCGTCGTGGCCGGTCTTTTCCGTAAGGGCCAGTACATCTTCTTTACCGACAAGCTCCTGGAACGAATGAGCGAAGGAGAGATCATGGCGGCCCTGGCCCACGAACTGGCCCATGGGCGGCACCGGCACATGACTTGGATGTTCCTGGTTCTCCTGCTATGGACCCTCGTCGTCCAGGTATTCCTGAGTCTGATCGACTATTATGCCTACTTCGATTCGATCGGAGAGTCCTGGAAAATGTGGGTATTTTCCGGAATAAACTTAGTGAATATCTACCTGCTTATGTTCCTCGTCCTGTTCCCGCTTTCGAGGCGTAACGAATACCAGGCGGACGCGACCGCCGCCCTGTGGGTGGGCACGGCCCTGTACAAGCAGGCCCTATACCGGCTGCATCAGATCAACGACAAGTTGAAACCGCCGCGAAAGTTCCTGGCGAAGCTGGGCACCCATCCCACGTTGCAGGAGAGGCTGGAGCGGGTGGGGAGCCTTGGATAG
- a CDS encoding ABC transporter permease, whose amino-acid sequence MSIPHHIQTVFANLAHYRLRSVLTLLGIAVGIGAVTAIIAIGEGLHDMVMKEFESVHGGTMVWVSPSRFVNRDGQWLEVPDYEHLVWQDVLEISTRSNAVRQVVPAATLNADLRYAKTSYGGMVYGTTPTFPDLYQWPVSTGRFIIDRDVIRWRKVCVLGDELATKLFDDADPVGKELKLNGQRFTVIGVMEPKTVFNERWGNRVFAPITTVQKRMLGHEGFDLLSIKVADARVMDRAVGDIQAALKAIHGDEAGFDIVSGKDAMDQIGGVINAVKSSIAALAGISLMVGGIGIMNMMLVSVTERRREIGIRKSVGARHVDIVNQFTLEATCISALGGILGISLGLGIGLVFSFVLNQVWDLAFSSGASVSNILVSLAISLAIGLCAGIYPALKASQLSPVDAMNQE is encoded by the coding sequence GTGTCCATACCGCACCATATCCAGACCGTGTTTGCCAATCTCGCCCACTACAGGTTGCGTTCAGTCCTGACGCTGCTCGGGATCGCGGTCGGCATCGGCGCCGTAACCGCCATCATCGCGATCGGCGAAGGGCTTCACGACATGGTGATGAAGGAGTTCGAATCCGTGCACGGCGGCACCATGGTATGGGTGAGTCCATCGAGATTCGTAAACCGGGACGGACAGTGGCTGGAGGTACCGGATTACGAACATCTCGTCTGGCAGGACGTGCTGGAAATCAGTACAAGATCGAATGCCGTGCGCCAGGTGGTCCCGGCCGCGACGCTGAACGCGGATCTCAGGTACGCGAAAACGTCCTATGGCGGGATGGTGTACGGCACGACGCCAACGTTTCCGGACCTGTACCAGTGGCCGGTTTCCACGGGCCGGTTCATTATCGACCGCGACGTAATACGCTGGCGCAAAGTATGCGTGCTGGGGGATGAGCTGGCCACTAAACTGTTTGACGATGCCGACCCGGTCGGCAAGGAACTGAAACTGAACGGTCAGCGGTTTACCGTGATCGGCGTCATGGAGCCAAAGACGGTTTTCAATGAGCGCTGGGGAAACCGGGTCTTCGCACCGATTACAACGGTCCAGAAACGGATGCTTGGCCATGAAGGCTTCGATCTTCTGTCCATCAAGGTGGCGGATGCGCGTGTCATGGACCGTGCGGTGGGCGACATCCAGGCAGCCTTGAAAGCAATCCACGGCGACGAGGCCGGATTCGACATCGTCAGCGGGAAGGACGCCATGGACCAGATCGGAGGCGTGATCAACGCCGTCAAATCTTCGATTGCCGCATTAGCGGGCATCTCGCTGATGGTGGGCGGAATCGGGATCATGAACATGATGCTGGTCTCTGTCACTGAACGGAGGCGGGAAATAGGCATCAGGAAGTCAGTCGGGGCAAGACATGTCGATATCGTGAATCAGTTTACGCTGGAAGCCACCTGTATCAGCGCTTTAGGCGGGATACTGGGGATATCGCTGGGACTGGGTATCGGTTTGGTTTTCTCGTTTGTCTTGAATCAGGTGTGGGACCTTGCTTTCTCGAGCGGAGCTTCGGTTTCGAACATCCTCGTGTCGCTGGCGATTTCACTGGCCATAGGCCTTTGCGCCGGTATCTATCCGGCCTTGAAGGCATCGCAACTGAGTCCGGTGGATGCGATGAACCAGGAGTGA
- a CDS encoding efflux RND transporter periplasmic adaptor subunit, which translates to MKKRIAIASVTVCGLVAVLLYFVFSSTARDATFPIHQVQHGSISEVLAETGTIQFVRTVMVKPTISGEVRHIHADVGDRVSAGDVLAVIEPDPSQSLQLSRQRARVDGARIDLSERALNFERKRELHERSLISAEEFDQARIAHTRARHDLDMAELELRILEMKVNVEVDSDQTHDAVRVMSPLDGIVIARAVEEGEVVASGTSSYTGGTEMFRIGDPDRMIVKSAVGEIDAGRVRPGQDVRIRVDAYPDAVYHGQVERVAPVGVRRPGSTLVTFDAEIVISDPSMELQQGMSCDIDIVVEQNDHAVLVPASSVMEMDDYRGVSNEQGVPASTGSVPGKRHMVYRCTSADPELKRCPESYLVSAMVEIGIESTENVEILSGIEPGAHIALDARAVHAALTAIHP; encoded by the coding sequence ATGAAAAAACGGATAGCCATTGCCTCTGTAACGGTCTGCGGCCTCGTGGCCGTTCTGCTGTATTTTGTGTTCAGTTCCACGGCTCGGGACGCCACGTTTCCGATCCACCAGGTACAACACGGATCGATCTCCGAGGTCCTGGCGGAGACGGGAACCATCCAGTTCGTCAGGACTGTCATGGTCAAGCCCACGATTTCCGGGGAAGTCAGGCATATTCACGCCGATGTCGGGGATCGGGTTTCAGCGGGGGACGTGCTTGCCGTGATCGAGCCGGACCCGTCCCAGTCCCTTCAGTTGTCCCGTCAGCGCGCCCGGGTGGACGGCGCCCGGATCGATCTTTCAGAAAGGGCGTTGAACTTCGAGCGAAAGCGCGAGCTTCACGAGCGGTCCCTGATATCGGCCGAGGAATTCGATCAGGCAAGGATTGCACATACAAGGGCCCGTCACGATCTCGACATGGCGGAGCTCGAACTCAGGATTCTGGAAATGAAGGTGAACGTCGAGGTGGATTCGGACCAAACCCATGACGCCGTGCGGGTCATGTCGCCGCTGGACGGTATCGTCATTGCCCGCGCGGTGGAGGAAGGCGAGGTCGTAGCATCTGGTACCTCTTCGTATACCGGCGGCACGGAGATGTTCCGGATCGGCGATCCGGACCGGATGATCGTAAAATCGGCCGTTGGAGAGATAGACGCCGGAAGGGTCAGGCCGGGACAGGATGTGCGGATTCGTGTCGATGCCTACCCGGACGCGGTGTACCACGGCCAGGTGGAGCGCGTCGCGCCTGTTGGCGTACGCAGGCCTGGCAGCACGCTGGTCACGTTCGATGCCGAAATCGTGATATCGGACCCATCGATGGAACTGCAGCAGGGCATGTCCTGCGATATCGACATCGTGGTGGAGCAAAACGACCACGCGGTGCTCGTGCCCGCTTCTTCCGTCATGGAAATGGACGACTACAGGGGTGTGTCCAATGAACAAGGCGTTCCTGCATCGACCGGATCAGTACCCGGCAAGCGGCACATGGTCTATCGTTGCACTTCGGCGGACCCTGAATTGAAGAGGTGTCCGGAATCGTACCTGGTATCCGCCATGGTCGAGATCGGTATCGAATCGACCGAAAACGTGGAGATCCTTTCCGGTATTGAACCCGGCGCGCACATCGCACTGGATGCCCGAGCGGTTCATGCCGCGCTGACCGCGATACACCCTTAA
- a CDS encoding YIP1 family protein — translation MNASTDLAGYAGRWLQVFYRPGKAFADLETAPSTAELMGILILVMSVVLCAGIVTLPVALDRERTLIETEFQSYSDLNANQQSVILREAVQFDHRQLIGLLIMPASVCFMVAAWSVVGKHCGELIFGKLLPYRKVLPITGYASLVLVPETIVKTSLVLLSGSLDPPIHPGVFLGDADPDTLWSLFLPGVDFFGIWFLFLLGLGLARTFRGSASLTWLALGLVWGMWIVIRRTFELLGTVYV, via the coding sequence ATGAACGCTTCCACGGATCTGGCGGGATATGCCGGGCGGTGGCTCCAGGTTTTCTACAGGCCGGGGAAGGCCTTCGCGGATCTTGAAACAGCGCCTTCCACCGCCGAGTTGATGGGGATACTGATCCTGGTCATGTCGGTCGTCCTGTGCGCCGGAATCGTCACTTTGCCCGTGGCGCTGGATAGGGAACGGACGTTGATCGAGACCGAATTCCAGTCCTATTCGGATCTGAATGCAAATCAACAATCCGTCATTCTACGCGAGGCCGTGCAATTCGACCATCGTCAGCTCATCGGCCTTTTGATCATGCCGGCGAGCGTCTGCTTCATGGTCGCCGCGTGGTCGGTGGTGGGAAAACACTGCGGTGAATTGATCTTCGGCAAGCTGCTGCCGTACCGCAAGGTCCTTCCGATTACCGGCTATGCCTCGCTTGTACTCGTACCCGAAACCATCGTCAAGACCTCGCTGGTCTTGCTGTCCGGTTCGCTCGATCCCCCAATCCATCCTGGTGTGTTTCTCGGTGATGCGGACCCTGATACCCTCTGGAGCCTGTTCCTGCCAGGCGTCGATTTCTTCGGAATCTGGTTTCTTTTTCTGCTGGGACTCGGCCTGGCACGGACTTTCCGGGGATCGGCCAGTCTCACCTGGCTCGCGCTGGGACTGGTGTGGGGCATGTGGATTGTCATCCGCAGGACTTTCGAGCTGCTCGGTACGGTATACGTGTAG